One Rickettsia akari str. Hartford genomic window, CAACCAATACACCTTCTATGTGGGTCACAAATTTAAAACATGAACCGATCGGCGTTAATTTCTTTGAGAAGTTTGCACTTAGATATATGGACGGTAAACACGATAAAAAAGCAATCATTGATGCTATACTGGGTCATGTAGAAAAAGGCGAGCTAACTTTAAGTAAAGAAGGTCAAAAAGTAGAAAATAAAGAAGAAATACGCAAAGCACTAGGAAGCTTATTTACTCCGATGATCGAGAAGTTTTCTTCTAATGCTTTGTTGGTTTAATGTGTTATTGCATTCCCGCTTTCGCGGGAATCCAGAAAAAACTATAAATACAACAAATTTTTGAAATTAACAGCTAGATTTATCTCGCTTTATGCTGGATTCCCGCCTACACGGACATGACATAGGTAACGATGCAAGCGATATTCAAAAACACAAAAATAACTTATGCCCATATTTTTTTATTTATTTGCAACATTAATAACTATTAGTAGCTTATGCGTTGTTTTAAGCAAAAATTCCATATATTCGGTATTATGTTTAATTTTTACATTTATCAACGGTGCAGGACTTATGATTTTGCTTGGAGCAGAATTTTTAGCTATGATTCTTATAGTCATTTATGTTGGAGCTGTAGCAGTGTTGTTCTTATTTGTGATAATGATGCTAGATATGCATTTTAATAAGACAATAACGCAGTTAAAAGAAAATTTAGCTTTAAGTATTTTTATAGCTTTAATTATGTTTTGTGATTTAATAATAATTATTTTACTTGGTACTAAAAACATTAATTTTAGCTCAGATATATCATTTGCCATCACAAATAATATCTCAAATACTAAAGCGATAGGTAACGTGCTTTACACTAACTTTATGCTACCGTTTCAAATGGCTGGTCTTATTTTATTTGTCGCTATGATTGCATGTATTACGTTAACACTAAAAAAACGTGAGGGAGTAAAACATCAAGATATTACAAAACAACTCTCCCATAATAAAGGTAATGTTGTATTGATGACAAAGCCTACTCTAAATAAAGGTGTCGAGAATATTAAATATGAATGAATATATTTCGCTTAATCATTATTTAATCTTAAGCAGCTTAGTTTTTACTATTGGGATGTTTGGATTATTTATGCATCGCAAAAATATTATCAATATATTAATGTCCATTGAGTTAATGCTGCTCGCAGTTAACATAAATTTTGTTACATTTTCCGTATATATGCAAGAATTATCGGGACAAATTTTTAGTATTATAATCTTAACTGTAGCAGCTGCCGAAACCTCAATAGGGCTTGCAATATTACTAATATATTTCCGTAATAAAGGCTCAATTGAAATCACTGACATTAATCAGATGAGGGGGTGAGATGTATCAAAATCTTGCCATGATGATCATCATGTTACCGCTTGCATCTAGCGTAATAAACGGATTATTTTTAAAGTTAATAGATAAAAATTTAGCTCAAATAATTGCAACAGGTTTTTTGTCATTATCTGCCTTATTCTCATTAATAATATTTTGCGATGTGGGTTTAGGCGGGAATATAATCCATATTCAGTTATTACCATGGATTGAGGTTGGAAATTTTAAAGTAAATTGGTCGATTTATATCGATCAGCTCACTAGCATAATGTTTGTAGCAGTAACATGGGTGTCAAGCGTCGTGCATATTTACTCGCTTGGCTATATGGCGGAGGATAAGGGAATTGTACGTTTTTTGTCTTTTCTTTCTTTGTTCACCTTTTGTATGTTAATGCTAGTATCAGCAGATAATTTCTTACAATTATTTTTCGGCTGGGAGGGCGTCGGGGTTTGCTCATATTTACTAATCGGATTTTGGTATTCAAAAGAATCAGCCAATAAAGCAGCGATTAAAGCTTTTGTTGCAAATAGAGTCGGCGATTTTGCTTTTATCTTGAGCGTAATAACGATTATTGTTTATTGTGGTTCAGCAAATTATAAAGATGTATTTGCATCTGCAGAGTTACTATCTAATACAAAAATATTTTTACATTTTTCCATTCTAGACATTATTTGCTTTTTATTATTCATCAGTTGTATGGGTAAATCTGCACAGATCGGTTTACATGTATGGCTGCCTGATGCGATGGAAGGACCAACTCCCGTATCCGCACTTATTCACGCAGCAACTATGGTAACAGCGGGAGTATTCTTAGTAGCACGCTGCTCTTATGTGTTTGAATATAGCCCTTTAGTTCTACAATTTATTACAATGATAGGTGGCATTACTTGTCTTTTTGCCGCAAGCATTGCTATTATGCAAAGCGATATCAAAAAAATTATTGCTTACTCTACCTGTAGTCAGCTTGGTTATATGTTTATGGCTTGCGGGGTATCTGCCTATAATAGCGGGATATTTCACTTAGTAACTCACGCATTTTTTAAAGCCTTATTATTTTTATCAGCGGGCAGTGTAATACACGCAGTTCATGAGCAAGATATTTTTAAAATTGGTGATTTAAGAAATAAAATGCCGGTAACTTACGGAAACTTCTTAATCGGTTCACTCGCATTAATAGGAATTTATCCCCTTGCAGGGTTTTACTCTAAAGATTCGATTTTAGAATCAGTGTATAGTAGTGGCTCGTTTATGTTTATTTTTGGAATAGCAGCAGCAATACTTACCGCTATTTATTCAATGAAGATTATTATGTTGGTATTTCATGGTAAAACTAAACTAGCAAAAGATGTTTTTGAGCATGCCCATGAACCGGCTAAAATAATGCATAATCCTCTTATATTACTTGTTGCTGGGAGCTTTTTTAGCGGTATGATCGGCTATTATTTACTTTCTATGGACAAACCAAACGGCTATTTCCATGACAGTCTATTTCATTTACATATTTATAAACTACTAATTAGCCACCCGCCTTTATATATTAAGCTACTACCTATGGCAGTTGGTATAATTGGGATTGTTATTGGGATTTGGATATTTTCATTGTCATCCCGCGAGCTTGTAGTGGAATCTAATAAAAATAAAAACAACTGGATCCAGTGGTCAAGCCACGGGATCACACCCATTGGATTAATTGCCAACATACTAAGAAATAAATATTACTTCGACGAGATATATAATTTCTTAATTGTTAAGCCTACTAACTGTTTAGCCTATTTATTTTATCTTGGTGACCAAAAAATAATCGATCGTTTTGGACCGAATGGTTTTTCACGCGTTGTTAGTTGCTTTAGCGTTCTTACCGGAAAAACACAAACGGGATATGTTTTTAATTATGCTTTGTATATAGTATTATTTATTGTTGTAACAATTAGTTATTTTGTTTGGAAAGGCTTTGAGTGTCATACCGTTGCTTGACAACGGGGTCCAGTTAAAAATACTAAATTATTAGTATTTTTAGTTGTTTGTTTGATACTGTGGTCAAGCCTCAGTATGACATCGAATGCGTTTTTCGATCCAAGTAAGAATGATATATACTACTAAAAAAACTTATAAAATCTTAAAAGAATGTTAGAATTACCTATTATATCTATCAGTATTTTTCTGCCGCTAATAAGCGTGCTATATATTTTGCTGTTTATGAGTCAAAGTAAAAAGACGGATAAATCGATATATGTAATGTATGTGGCGGTGCTTAGTTCTGTTTTAACATTCATCTCAACTATCTATATTTTAATAGAGTTTAACTCCTCAAATCCTGCTTATCAATTTGTTGAACGCTACGCTTGGCTTGATAAAATCGGGCTTGAATTTCATGTTGGTGTTGACGGTATATCAATATTTTTTGTTGCTCTAACTTCTTTTCTTACTCTTGTTTGTATAATCGGAAGCTTATTTACCATTAAAAAATATATTAAAGAATATTTAGTATGTTTTTTATTAATGGAATCTTTTTGTATAGGAGCATTTACCTCAGTAAATTTATTATTATTCTATCTCTTTTTTGAAGCAATATTAGTGCCGATGTATATCATTATAGGCGTATGGGGTGGCGAGAACAGAATATATGCGGCTCTTAAATTCTTCTTATATACTTTCTTCGGCTCGGTATTTTTCTTACTTTCATTAATTTATATTTACAGTAAAATTCATAGTTTTGATTTAACTTATATTCCTGAACTTACTGATAATATTCCGTTATTTGCTCAGCAAATTTTATGGTGGGCTATCTTTATAGCCTTTGCCATTAAAATCCCTATGATTCCGGTGCATACTTGGCTACCTGACGCACACGTACAAGCTCCAACTAGCGGCTCGGTTATTCTTGCTGGTATTCTGATAAAACTTGGCGGTTACGGTTTTTTAAGAGTATTACTACCGCTACTCCCAAGTGTATCACAAGAATTTGCAATTTACGTAATTTACCTTAGCATTATTGCTATAATATATGCTTCCCTTGTTGCTCTTGCTCAAAAAGATATGAAGAAGATGATAGCCTATTCATCAATTGCACATATGGGATATGTTACGATAGGTATTTTTAGCTTTACTGACGCCGGGGTTAATGGAGCAATATTTCAGATGCTTAGCCATGGAGTGATTTCCTCATGCCTATTCTTAATAGTCGGTACTTTGTACGAAAGATTACACACTAAAGAAATAGCTAAATACGGCGGTGTAGCAAGTAAAATGCATGTGCTTGCCACATTTTTTATGATTGCAATGCTTGGCTCTGTCGGCCTGCCAGGTACTAGCGGATTTATTGGAGAATTTTTAAGCTTGCTTGGGACGTATAAGGTGAATGTAGCAGCAACTTGTGTAGCGGCTCTCGGCATAATCATTGGGGCGGTTTATATGCTGAAATTATATAAAGAAATTATGCTTGGTGAAATTACCAATAAAGAAATTATGCATTTCAGAGATTTATATAAATATGAAATAATCTCAATAGCTCCTTTAATATTATTAATTATTTACTTTGGTCTAATGCCGAGTTCTATTCTAAATGTATTTAGTTTTTCGGTGAAGAATTTATTG contains:
- a CDS encoding NADH-quinone oxidoreductase subunit J, which encodes MPIFFYLFATLITISSLCVVLSKNSIYSVLCLIFTFINGAGLMILLGAEFLAMILIVIYVGAVAVLFLFVIMMLDMHFNKTITQLKENLALSIFIALIMFCDLIIIILLGTKNINFSSDISFAITNNISNTKAIGNVLYTNFMLPFQMAGLILFVAMIACITLTLKKREGVKHQDITKQLSHNKGNVVLMTKPTLNKGVENIKYE
- the nuoK gene encoding NADH-quinone oxidoreductase subunit NuoK, producing the protein MNEYISLNHYLILSSLVFTIGMFGLFMHRKNIINILMSIELMLLAVNINFVTFSVYMQELSGQIFSIIILTVAAAETSIGLAILLIYFRNKGSIEITDINQMRG
- the nuoL gene encoding NADH-quinone oxidoreductase subunit L, with translation MLPLASSVINGLFLKLIDKNLAQIIATGFLSLSALFSLIIFCDVGLGGNIIHIQLLPWIEVGNFKVNWSIYIDQLTSIMFVAVTWVSSVVHIYSLGYMAEDKGIVRFLSFLSLFTFCMLMLVSADNFLQLFFGWEGVGVCSYLLIGFWYSKESANKAAIKAFVANRVGDFAFILSVITIIVYCGSANYKDVFASAELLSNTKIFLHFSILDIICFLLFISCMGKSAQIGLHVWLPDAMEGPTPVSALIHAATMVTAGVFLVARCSYVFEYSPLVLQFITMIGGITCLFAASIAIMQSDIKKIIAYSTCSQLGYMFMACGVSAYNSGIFHLVTHAFFKALLFLSAGSVIHAVHEQDIFKIGDLRNKMPVTYGNFLIGSLALIGIYPLAGFYSKDSILESVYSSGSFMFIFGIAAAILTAIYSMKIIMLVFHGKTKLAKDVFEHAHEPAKIMHNPLILLVAGSFFSGMIGYYLLSMDKPNGYFHDSLFHLHIYKLLISHPPLYIKLLPMAVGIIGIVIGIWIFSLSSRELVVESNKNKNNWIQWSSHGITPIGLIANILRNKYYFDEIYNFLIVKPTNCLAYLFYLGDQKIIDRFGPNGFSRVVSCFSVLTGKTQTGYVFNYALYIVLFIVVTISYFVWKGFECHTVA
- a CDS encoding NADH-quinone oxidoreductase subunit M, which encodes MLELPIISISIFLPLISVLYILLFMSQSKKTDKSIYVMYVAVLSSVLTFISTIYILIEFNSSNPAYQFVERYAWLDKIGLEFHVGVDGISIFFVALTSFLTLVCIIGSLFTIKKYIKEYLVCFLLMESFCIGAFTSVNLLLFYLFFEAILVPMYIIIGVWGGENRIYAALKFFLYTFFGSVFFLLSLIYIYSKIHSFDLTYIPELTDNIPLFAQQILWWAIFIAFAIKIPMIPVHTWLPDAHVQAPTSGSVILAGILIKLGGYGFLRVLLPLLPSVSQEFAIYVIYLSIIAIIYASLVALAQKDMKKMIAYSSIAHMGYVTIGIFSFTDAGVNGAIFQMLSHGVISSCLFLIVGTLYERLHTKEIAKYGGVASKMHVLATFFMIAMLGSVGLPGTSGFIGEFLSLLGTYKVNVAATCVAALGIIIGAVYMLKLYKEIMLGEITNKEIMHFRDLYKYEIISIAPLILLIIYFGLMPSSILNVFSFSVKNLLVKF